A section of the Ornithinimicrobium sufpigmenti genome encodes:
- the glpX gene encoding class II fructose-bisphosphatase, translating into MAADRSPKPTDQVLPDRNLALELVRVTEAAALAAGRWVGRGDKNLADNAAVEAMRKVISQVAMDGIVVIGEGEKDEAPMLYNGEHVGDGEGPQADVAVDPVEGTTPTAKGMDNAISVIAVSERGTMYDPSAVFYMDKLVVGPDAADRVDIRLPIRENLRRLARAKKKHVEDVTVVMLDRPRHADYVQQVRDAGARLRFITDGDVAGALSAAREEGSADILLGIGGTPEGIITACAMRAMGGVIQGRLWPQDDDERQKAIDAGHDLDRVLTTEDLVTSDNCFFAATGITSGPLLRGVRYGGGAAVTQSLVMRSRSGTIREITSHHRLDKVAAIADAHAPDAV; encoded by the coding sequence ATGGCCGCCGACCGCTCCCCCAAGCCCACCGACCAGGTGCTGCCCGACCGCAACCTTGCCCTAGAGCTGGTGCGGGTCACCGAGGCTGCCGCCCTGGCCGCTGGCCGCTGGGTGGGCCGGGGCGACAAGAACCTCGCCGACAACGCCGCCGTCGAGGCGATGCGCAAGGTGATCAGCCAGGTCGCCATGGACGGCATCGTCGTCATCGGCGAGGGCGAGAAGGACGAGGCGCCGATGCTCTACAACGGCGAGCACGTCGGCGACGGCGAGGGCCCGCAGGCGGACGTGGCCGTCGACCCGGTCGAGGGCACCACCCCCACCGCCAAGGGGATGGACAACGCGATCTCGGTCATCGCCGTCTCCGAGCGCGGCACGATGTACGACCCCTCGGCCGTCTTCTACATGGACAAGCTCGTCGTGGGCCCCGACGCGGCCGACCGGGTCGACATCCGCCTGCCGATCCGGGAGAACCTGCGCCGTCTGGCCCGCGCCAAGAAGAAGCACGTCGAGGACGTCACCGTCGTCATGCTCGACCGCCCCCGTCACGCCGACTACGTGCAGCAGGTGCGCGACGCCGGCGCCCGCCTCCGGTTCATCACCGACGGCGACGTGGCCGGCGCGCTCTCGGCCGCGCGCGAGGAGGGCTCGGCGGACATCCTGCTCGGCATCGGCGGCACCCCGGAGGGGATCATCACCGCCTGCGCGATGCGCGCGATGGGCGGGGTCATCCAGGGCCGGCTCTGGCCCCAGGACGACGACGAGCGGCAGAAGGCGATCGACGCCGGCCACGACCTGGACCGGGTGCTGACCACCGAGGACCTCGTCACCAGCGACAACTGCTTCTTCGCCGCCACCGGCATCACCAGCGGGCCGCTGCTGCGCGGCGTCCGCTACGGCGGGGGCGCGGCGGTCACCCAGTCCCTCGTCATGCGCTCCCGGTCCGGCACGATCCGGGAGATCACCTCCCACCACCGCCTGGACAAGGTGGCCGCGATCGCCGACGCGCACGCCCCGGACGCCGTGTGA
- a CDS encoding DUF4245 domain-containing protein translates to MSTATPPTQTPDRQPGSSAGPQSPSSQSPQDKRRKRLASYSVRNMVLSVLPVGALALVWWAIPFNPSEPVRPHVETEATAQYVAEQSDFPVWVPQPPEEWIPTVAWYEARYDEMPTWHISYETPEGEYLALTQAADVSDRWLDEVLRDGTEDREVELTGPDGEQAFMQFQGPRPSNAELAWLLGPEDTGGSTVVVHGTAGALAELPEFLESVQARD, encoded by the coding sequence GTGAGCACGGCGACACCCCCTACCCAGACACCGGACCGACAGCCCGGATCCTCTGCGGGCCCACAGAGCCCGAGCTCGCAGAGCCCGCAGGACAAGCGGCGCAAGCGGCTCGCGTCCTACTCGGTGCGCAACATGGTGCTCTCGGTTCTGCCCGTGGGGGCGCTGGCTCTGGTGTGGTGGGCCATCCCCTTCAACCCCTCTGAGCCGGTGCGGCCGCACGTCGAGACGGAGGCGACCGCGCAGTATGTCGCTGAGCAGTCGGACTTCCCGGTGTGGGTCCCGCAGCCGCCGGAGGAGTGGATCCCGACGGTCGCCTGGTACGAGGCGCGGTACGACGAGATGCCGACCTGGCACATCTCCTACGAGACCCCGGAGGGGGAGTACCTCGCGCTGACGCAGGCCGCGGACGTCAGCGACCGCTGGCTCGACGAGGTGCTGCGTGACGGCACCGAGGACCGCGAGGTGGAGCTCACCGGGCCGGACGGCGAGCAAGCGTTCATGCAGTTCCAGGGGCCCCGCCCCAGCAACGCCGAGCTCGCCTGGCTGCTCGGGCCCGAGGACACCGGCGGCTCGACCGTCGTCGTGCACGGCACCGCCGGGGCGTTGGCCGAGCTGCCCGAGTTCCTGGAGTCGGTGCAGGCTCGCGACTGA
- a CDS encoding beta-class carbonic anhydrase has protein sequence MTDAFADLLAANADYSASHAEELKGFDGIARAGVAIVTCMDSRIEPLQMVGLTHGDAKIFRNPGGRVTEAALEALVLGVHLLGVERVLIVPHTRCAMTKFSENELREKVTEVSGQDAWWQHFHVVADQKAALVEDVRRVTTHPLIAGRVEAGGFLYDVDTGALTQLV, from the coding sequence ATGACCGACGCCTTCGCGGACCTCCTTGCGGCCAACGCCGACTACTCCGCCTCGCACGCCGAGGAGCTGAAGGGATTCGACGGGATCGCCCGCGCCGGGGTGGCGATCGTCACCTGCATGGACAGCCGGATCGAGCCGCTGCAGATGGTGGGGCTGACCCACGGGGACGCCAAGATCTTCCGCAACCCCGGCGGGCGGGTCACCGAGGCGGCCCTGGAGGCGCTGGTGCTCGGGGTGCACCTGCTGGGGGTCGAGCGGGTCCTCATCGTGCCGCACACCCGGTGCGCGATGACGAAGTTCAGCGAGAACGAGCTGCGGGAGAAGGTCACCGAGGTCTCCGGGCAGGATGCCTGGTGGCAGCACTTCCACGTCGTCGCCGACCAGAAGGCTGCCCTCGTGGAGGACGTCCGCCGGGTGACCACCCACCCGCTCATCGCCGGCCGCGTCGAGGCGGGCGGCTTCCTCTACGACGTGGACACCGGTGCCCTGACCCAGCTGGTCTGA
- a CDS encoding carbohydrate kinase family protein: protein MSQRPDDLVLTVGEALIDVVVSPDGQRTEHVGGSPANVAVGLASLGHPSRLTAYLADDERGRHLRTHLEGYGVQLTEGSLAAERTSTATAHLDGEGVATYDFDLAWRLGEQDLGGVGHLHTGSLAATVEPGGSAVVDLMARARMAGATVSYDPNCRPTLMGRPEDARQRIEECVGRSDVVKASLEDLEWLYADAPALDVAREWGRLSPVLVVVTRGADGPLVHLPATGTTLELPAQQVEVVDTVGAGDSFMAGLLSGLLDTGLLGDAAARERLRRATGPDLDPALGRAVAAASWTVGRSGAAAPTRADLHLTST from the coding sequence GTGAGCCAGCGCCCCGACGACCTCGTGCTGACCGTCGGCGAGGCGTTGATCGACGTCGTCGTCTCCCCCGACGGGCAGCGCACCGAGCACGTGGGCGGCTCCCCCGCCAACGTCGCCGTCGGCCTGGCCTCCCTGGGCCACCCCAGCCGGCTCACGGCATACCTGGCCGACGACGAGCGCGGTCGGCACCTGCGCACCCACCTGGAGGGGTATGGCGTGCAGCTCACCGAGGGCTCGCTCGCGGCCGAGCGCACCTCGACCGCCACGGCGCACCTGGACGGCGAGGGCGTGGCCACCTACGACTTCGACCTGGCCTGGCGGCTCGGCGAGCAGGACCTGGGTGGGGTGGGACACCTGCACACCGGGTCGCTCGCGGCGACCGTCGAGCCCGGCGGCAGCGCGGTCGTCGACCTCATGGCGCGGGCGCGGATGGCGGGCGCGACCGTCTCCTACGACCCGAACTGCCGACCCACCCTCATGGGCCGGCCGGAGGACGCCCGGCAGCGGATCGAGGAGTGCGTGGGCCGCAGCGACGTGGTCAAGGCCAGCCTGGAGGACCTGGAGTGGCTGTATGCCGACGCGCCCGCGCTGGACGTGGCGCGCGAGTGGGGCCGGCTCTCCCCCGTGCTGGTCGTGGTGACCCGGGGCGCCGACGGCCCGCTGGTGCACCTGCCCGCCACCGGGACGACCCTGGAGCTTCCCGCGCAGCAGGTGGAGGTGGTCGACACCGTGGGGGCCGGTGACTCCTTCATGGCCGGGCTGCTCTCCGGGCTGCTCGACACCGGGTTGCTGGGCGACGCCGCCGCCAGGGAACGTCTACGCCGTGCGACGGGCCCGGACCTCGATCCAGCCCTAGGACGGGCGGTCGCCGCCGCCTCCTGGACGGTGGGGCGCTCCGGCGCGGCGGCACCCACGCGCGCGGACCTCCACCTGACCTCGACCTGA
- the xseA gene encoding exodeoxyribonuclease VII large subunit has product MSSQLPATARETTASTPWPVRVLSMKIGDYVEKMSPLWVEGQIVQLNRRPGMSTAFLTLRDPDVDMSLSVAIPTGALDAMPSPPQQGARVVVHAKPTFWAKRGTLQLEARQMRHVGVGELLARLEHLKQLLRSEGLFEPDRKRLLPFLPRRVGLITGRATAAERDVLAGVARRWPAAQVEVRQVAVQGTETVAQVTAALRELDAMAEVEVIVVARGGGSFEDLLPFSNETLVRAAAATRTPVVSAIGHESDTPLLDFVADLRASTPTHAAAAVVPDVADELRGLVTVRRRSRRAIATRIRSERERLEALLSRPVMTDRAAIITRHRDEVTDLVQRGRGRLAERLVRERDRSHQLLRHLRAVSPQHTLERGYAVVRHADGSIVRDREEVDAAELLRVTVARGDFAVRPVAG; this is encoded by the coding sequence GTGTCCTCGCAGCTGCCCGCCACCGCCAGGGAGACCACGGCGTCCACCCCCTGGCCGGTGCGCGTCCTGTCGATGAAGATCGGCGACTACGTGGAGAAGATGTCGCCGCTGTGGGTCGAGGGGCAGATCGTGCAGCTCAACCGTCGGCCCGGGATGTCGACGGCGTTCCTGACCCTGCGCGATCCCGACGTCGACATGTCGCTGTCCGTGGCGATCCCGACCGGTGCGCTTGACGCCATGCCGAGCCCGCCGCAGCAGGGGGCCCGCGTCGTGGTGCACGCCAAGCCGACGTTCTGGGCCAAGCGGGGCACCCTGCAGCTGGAGGCCCGGCAGATGCGCCACGTCGGTGTGGGTGAGCTGCTGGCCCGGCTGGAGCACCTCAAGCAGCTGCTGCGCAGCGAGGGCCTCTTCGAGCCCGACCGCAAGCGGCTGCTGCCCTTCCTGCCCCGCCGGGTGGGGCTGATCACCGGTCGGGCGACGGCCGCCGAGCGCGACGTCCTGGCCGGCGTGGCTCGGCGCTGGCCGGCGGCGCAGGTCGAGGTGCGGCAGGTGGCCGTGCAGGGCACCGAGACGGTCGCGCAGGTGACCGCGGCGCTGCGCGAGCTGGACGCCATGGCCGAGGTCGAGGTCATCGTCGTCGCCCGGGGCGGGGGATCCTTCGAGGACCTCCTGCCCTTCTCCAACGAGACCCTCGTCCGCGCGGCCGCTGCCACGAGGACGCCGGTCGTCTCCGCGATCGGGCACGAGAGCGACACTCCCCTGCTCGACTTCGTCGCCGACCTGCGCGCCTCGACACCGACCCACGCGGCGGCCGCGGTCGTGCCGGACGTCGCCGACGAGCTGCGCGGGCTGGTCACCGTCCGTCGCCGGAGCCGCCGGGCCATCGCCACCCGGATCCGCTCCGAACGTGAACGGCTGGAGGCGCTGCTGTCCCGTCCGGTGATGACCGACCGCGCCGCGATCATCACCCGGCACCGGGACGAGGTCACCGACCTGGTCCAGCGCGGACGCGGACGCCTGGCGGAGCGGCTGGTCCGCGAGCGCGACCGCTCCCACCAGCTGCTGCGTCATCTCCGCGCCGTCTCGCCCCAGCACACCCTGGAGCGCGGGTATGCCGTCGTCCGCCACGCCGACGGCAGCATCGTCCGCGACCGCGAGGAGGTCGACGCCGCCGAGCTGCTACGGGTGACTGTCGCCCGCGGTGACTTCGCCGTCCGGCCGGTGGCTGGCTGA
- a CDS encoding 4-hydroxy-3-methylbut-2-enyl diphosphate reductase has protein sequence MSAPAPAGPDGAKRVLLAAPRGYCAGVDRAVVTVEKALELYGPPVYVRKEIVHNKHVVRTLEKRGAIFVDQTQEVPEGARVIFSAHGVSPAVHEEARQLSLKTIDATCPLVTKVHREAVRFASDDYDILLVGHEGHEEVEGTQGEAPEHITLVESPEDVEHVEVRDPEKVVWLSQTTLSVDETMETVRRLREKFPKLQDPPSDDICYATQNRQVAVKQMAADCDLMIVVGSQNSSNSKRLVEVALEYGSRDGHLVDYADEIDEAWFDGVQTVGVTSGASVPEVLVRDVLDWLAERGYADVSAVTAAEESLLFSLPPEIRRDLKAAGKESVKVQHDPNAIPSARRSAESVR, from the coding sequence ATCTCCGCCCCCGCGCCCGCGGGACCCGACGGGGCCAAGCGAGTCCTGCTGGCCGCCCCGCGTGGCTACTGCGCCGGCGTCGACCGTGCCGTCGTCACCGTCGAGAAGGCGCTGGAGCTCTACGGCCCGCCGGTCTACGTGCGCAAGGAGATCGTGCACAACAAGCACGTGGTGCGCACGCTGGAGAAGCGCGGGGCGATCTTCGTCGACCAGACCCAGGAGGTCCCCGAGGGGGCCCGGGTGATCTTCTCCGCCCACGGCGTCAGCCCGGCCGTGCACGAGGAGGCCCGCCAGCTGAGCCTGAAGACCATCGACGCCACCTGCCCCCTGGTGACCAAGGTGCACCGGGAGGCCGTGCGCTTCGCGTCCGACGACTACGACATCCTGCTCGTCGGCCACGAGGGCCACGAGGAGGTCGAGGGCACGCAGGGGGAGGCGCCGGAGCACATCACCCTGGTCGAGAGCCCCGAGGACGTCGAGCACGTCGAGGTGCGCGACCCGGAGAAGGTCGTCTGGCTCTCCCAGACCACGCTGTCCGTCGACGAGACGATGGAGACCGTTCGCCGACTTCGCGAGAAGTTCCCCAAGCTGCAGGACCCGCCCAGCGACGACATCTGCTACGCCACCCAGAACCGCCAGGTCGCGGTCAAGCAGATGGCCGCCGACTGCGACCTGATGATCGTCGTGGGCTCCCAGAACTCCTCCAACTCCAAGCGACTGGTCGAGGTGGCGCTGGAGTACGGCTCCCGCGACGGGCACCTGGTCGACTACGCCGACGAGATCGACGAGGCCTGGTTCGACGGCGTGCAGACCGTGGGCGTGACCAGCGGGGCCAGCGTGCCCGAGGTGCTGGTGCGCGACGTCCTGGACTGGCTGGCCGAGCGAGGGTATGCCGACGTCTCGGCCGTCACCGCCGCTGAGGAGTCGCTGCTCTTCTCCCTGCCGCCGGAGATCCGTCGTGACCTCAAGGCGGCCGGCAAGGAGTCGGTCAAGGTCCAGCACGACCCGAACGCGATCCCCAGCGCCAGGCGGTCGGCCGAGTCGGTGCGCTGA
- a CDS encoding type IV toxin-antitoxin system AbiEi family antitoxin domain-containing protein encodes MSRPLPPVISRQQALARGITPSMIRHRLRTGRWQRIFAGVYATYSGEVAWRDRARAATLARGPGAVVSLHCALHLWGLHPSAPQILTLAEPEAVHRHGPLPGVRTRRRRRLTAAMRHQVPVTSLAQTVLDILALPATTVDDALALLTRAVSMRRITVPELREELLHHPRHSRRGVLEEMLVAAESGLGSVAEARYVRDVEQAHGLPPMERQVPMDGPQAVADGRSRRLDFMDRRRGLGLKIDGDLFHSTRQRQDRSRDREAAGKGEVTIRAGWVEVVVHPCDLAADVAAAQQARGWAGQPRSCGPDCRLPHDPRWRHLQPLAASG; translated from the coding sequence ATGTCGAGACCGCTGCCCCCGGTGATCTCGCGCCAGCAGGCGCTGGCGCGGGGCATCACGCCGTCGATGATCCGGCACCGGCTCAGGACCGGCCGGTGGCAGAGGATCTTCGCCGGGGTCTATGCCACCTACAGCGGGGAGGTGGCCTGGCGAGACAGGGCCAGGGCGGCGACCCTGGCGCGAGGACCGGGAGCAGTCGTCAGCCTGCACTGCGCCCTGCACCTCTGGGGCCTGCACCCGTCCGCGCCGCAGATCCTCACGCTGGCCGAGCCGGAGGCGGTGCACCGGCACGGCCCGCTGCCGGGCGTCCGCACCCGCCGACGTCGGCGGCTGACGGCGGCCATGCGCCATCAGGTCCCCGTGACCTCGCTGGCCCAGACGGTCCTCGACATCCTGGCGCTCCCGGCGACCACCGTCGACGACGCCCTCGCTCTGCTCACCCGTGCCGTGTCGATGAGAAGGATCACCGTCCCCGAGCTGCGCGAAGAGCTGCTCCACCATCCCCGGCACTCGCGCCGAGGGGTGCTGGAGGAGATGCTGGTCGCCGCGGAGTCCGGCCTCGGCAGCGTGGCCGAGGCCCGCTACGTGCGCGATGTCGAGCAGGCCCACGGCCTACCACCGATGGAACGACAGGTGCCGATGGACGGCCCGCAGGCGGTGGCCGACGGCCGGTCGCGCCGCCTGGACTTCATGGACCGGCGGAGGGGGCTGGGTCTGAAGATCGACGGCGACCTCTTCCACTCGACCCGGCAACGTCAGGACCGCAGCCGGGACCGGGAGGCCGCCGGCAAGGGCGAGGTGACGATCCGGGCGGGCTGGGTCGAGGTCGTCGTCCACCCCTGCGACCTCGCCGCCGACGTGGCCGCTGCCCAACAGGCACGGGGATGGGCAGGGCAGCCTCGCTCCTGCGGCCCCGACTGCCGGCTCCCCCATGACCCGCGCTGGCGACACCTTCAACCTCTCGCCGCGTCTGGTTGA
- a CDS encoding exodeoxyribonuclease VII small subunit translates to MSTPDADAPTPVADLSYEQARDELVRLVSRIESGQVPLEESMLLWERGEELAAHCQAKLDAAQSTLDRATGEGEPVAQAAPDGDGTTDPAPDARADQPDAAEGSSAGT, encoded by the coding sequence GTGAGCACTCCAGACGCCGACGCCCCGACGCCCGTGGCCGACCTGTCCTACGAGCAGGCGCGTGACGAGCTGGTCCGGCTGGTCTCCCGCATCGAGTCGGGCCAGGTGCCGCTGGAGGAGTCGATGCTGCTCTGGGAGCGGGGCGAGGAGCTCGCTGCGCACTGCCAGGCCAAGCTGGACGCCGCGCAGTCGACCCTGGACCGGGCGACGGGCGAGGGAGAGCCCGTCGCGCAAGCCGCCCCCGACGGCGACGGGACCACGGACCCGGCGCCGGATGCGCGTGCGGACCAGCCGGACGCGGCCGAGGGCTCCTCGGCCGGCACCTGA
- a CDS encoding WD40/YVTN/BNR-like repeat-containing protein, which produces MSEPAPRLLVGTTKGAFILTGTAGRERWSVRGPLCDGWPINHVVGDPRSGTVWAGGGSEWNGAGVFRSTDGGTSWTLSKLTVGEVDRWAEKDPDFAASIGWRAQPMPFGDRFAQVWSLARVGDRLYAGTKPAALLVSEDDGLTWSEVESLTEHPSVPGWSPGAAGLVLHTIISDPAAPEKLWLGISAAGVFASKDGGGAWERRNALVDGGLTGGASGADHPGGPGDGEVGHCVHNLVRAPGPADVLYQQNHVGVWRSDDGGQTWLDITDGLPSTFGFPIQVHPQDPQTVWTIPLNGDMEGRYPPAAAAAVWRSRDGGRSWQDQRAGLPQEACYFTVLRQAMGVDRLEPAGVYFGTNTGSVFASRDEGKTWAEAARHLPTVLSVEVL; this is translated from the coding sequence ATGTCCGAGCCTGCTCCGCGCCTGTTGGTGGGCACGACCAAGGGCGCCTTCATCCTCACCGGCACGGCCGGTCGCGAACGGTGGTCGGTCCGGGGGCCGCTGTGCGACGGGTGGCCGATCAACCACGTCGTGGGGGACCCGCGGTCGGGCACCGTCTGGGCCGGGGGCGGGAGCGAGTGGAACGGTGCGGGCGTCTTCCGCTCCACGGACGGCGGCACGTCGTGGACGCTGAGCAAGCTGACCGTCGGAGAGGTCGACCGGTGGGCGGAGAAGGACCCGGACTTCGCCGCGTCGATCGGTTGGCGTGCGCAACCCATGCCGTTCGGCGACCGGTTCGCCCAGGTCTGGTCGCTGGCCCGGGTGGGTGACCGTCTCTACGCCGGCACCAAGCCGGCTGCGCTCCTGGTGAGCGAGGACGACGGACTGACCTGGAGCGAGGTGGAGTCGCTCACCGAGCACCCGTCGGTTCCCGGGTGGTCACCGGGCGCCGCGGGTCTGGTGCTGCACACGATCATCAGCGACCCGGCCGCCCCGGAGAAGCTCTGGCTCGGGATCTCAGCCGCGGGGGTCTTCGCCAGCAAGGACGGTGGGGGTGCCTGGGAGCGGCGCAACGCCCTGGTGGACGGCGGGCTGACCGGCGGCGCCTCCGGTGCGGACCATCCGGGCGGTCCGGGCGACGGCGAGGTGGGTCACTGCGTGCACAACCTGGTGCGCGCTCCGGGCCCCGCCGACGTGCTCTACCAGCAGAACCACGTGGGGGTATGGCGCTCGGACGACGGAGGCCAGACCTGGCTGGACATCACTGACGGGCTGCCCTCGACCTTCGGCTTCCCGATCCAGGTGCACCCGCAGGACCCGCAGACCGTCTGGACGATCCCGCTCAACGGTGACATGGAGGGTCGGTACCCGCCCGCCGCCGCAGCTGCGGTCTGGCGCTCGCGGGACGGCGGCCGCAGCTGGCAGGACCAGCGGGCCGGCCTGCCTCAGGAGGCGTGCTACTTCACCGTGCTCCGGCAGGCGATGGGCGTCGACCGCCTGGAACCGGCCGGCGTCTACTTCGGCACCAACACCGGCTCGGTCTTCGCCAGCCGCGACGAGGGGAAAACCTGGGCGGAGGCGGCCCGCCACCTGCCGACGGTGCTGTCGGTGGAGGTGCTCTGA
- a CDS encoding MauE/DoxX family redox-associated membrane protein, translated as MPPAFALAPLALAAVLVLSGVAKLPDPRSTHSMMTSLRLPGRAAHRTVARLLPWAELAVAALLLTPWRWTFALGSLAAVLLFLAFWVVVARAMTFDPRPTCSCFGRVGDHRVTGRTVVRNSVLLALALLTAAVALQGESGTGLLAEFGAGDWTWLVLAVVLATVSTLVLGGGPPADLAADTAGTHGSAHTADTHLGASPAGGTGSQDGSPVDDGLLVGSDHEVVPVRRLAAQQPQLLVLASCWCGSTMVTIDRLPDWRTQLPGLGVQLVHTHAPWEEPRLARVPGVWWDPGARVYSALQAGPSPAAVLLDTGGQVVDGPVNGVEAIERLVARLAGDRVRAPGAP; from the coding sequence ATGCCCCCTGCGTTCGCGCTGGCTCCCCTCGCACTGGCGGCCGTGCTGGTCCTCAGCGGCGTGGCCAAGCTGCCGGACCCGAGGTCGACGCACAGCATGATGACGTCTCTCCGGCTGCCGGGGAGGGCGGCCCACCGCACGGTCGCCCGCCTGCTGCCGTGGGCAGAGCTCGCGGTCGCGGCGCTGCTGCTCACGCCGTGGCGGTGGACCTTCGCCCTCGGCTCGCTGGCCGCGGTCCTGCTGTTCCTCGCCTTCTGGGTGGTCGTGGCGCGGGCCATGACCTTCGACCCCCGCCCCACCTGCTCCTGCTTCGGACGCGTGGGTGACCACCGGGTCACCGGCCGGACGGTGGTCCGCAACAGCGTCCTGCTGGCGCTCGCGCTCCTGACCGCGGCGGTCGCGCTGCAGGGTGAGAGCGGCACCGGGCTGCTGGCGGAATTCGGGGCCGGTGACTGGACATGGCTCGTGCTCGCGGTCGTGCTGGCCACGGTGTCGACCCTCGTCCTCGGCGGCGGTCCCCCCGCGGACCTGGCCGCCGACACCGCCGGCACGCACGGCAGCGCCCACACCGCCGACACCCACCTCGGGGCCTCCCCCGCCGGCGGGACGGGCTCCCAGGACGGCTCGCCCGTCGACGACGGGCTGCTCGTCGGCAGCGACCACGAGGTCGTCCCCGTGCGGCGGCTGGCCGCCCAGCAACCCCAGCTGCTGGTGCTGGCCAGCTGCTGGTGCGGCTCGACGATGGTCACCATCGACCGCCTGCCCGACTGGCGCACCCAGCTGCCGGGCCTCGGCGTGCAGCTGGTCCACACCCACGCCCCGTGGGAGGAGCCCCGGCTCGCCCGCGTCCCGGGGGTCTGGTGGGACCCCGGCGCGCGGGTCTACTCGGCCCTGCAGGCCGGCCCCAGCCCGGCCGCGGTCCTGCTCGACACCGGCGGGCAGGTCGTGGACGGGCCGGTCAACGGCGTCGAGGCGATCGAGCGCCTCGTCGCCCGACTCGCAGGCGACCGGGTCAGAGCGCCAGGCGCTCCTTGA
- a CDS encoding alpha/beta fold hydrolase, with protein sequence MTRALILLHGTRMSRRQWRPYEQLLPGLPLVVRDLPGHGDRAGEEFTRDAALTTVEEAVDEARRLGDGKPVLAGHSLGGYLGAMWAAQHPHDLGALVLIGATADPAGPLTGLYRGFARLLPYVDPERMAAAMNLIFRRLGAKGEHAELLPDGTAYAALPAAWQLVIDECGPDLLREVPCPVWMVNGQLDQMRIHVRRFAAAAPDPHVVTVPRATHLMPATHPEQVAAVLREAVAKAG encoded by the coding sequence ATGACACGGGCGCTGATCCTCCTGCACGGGACCCGGATGAGCCGGCGTCAGTGGCGTCCCTACGAGCAGCTGCTGCCCGGCCTGCCGCTGGTGGTCCGCGACCTGCCTGGTCACGGGGACCGGGCGGGCGAGGAGTTCACCCGCGACGCGGCCCTGACCACCGTCGAGGAGGCTGTGGACGAGGCGCGTCGGCTCGGGGACGGCAAGCCGGTGCTGGCCGGCCACAGCCTGGGCGGCTACCTCGGCGCGATGTGGGCGGCCCAGCACCCGCACGACCTCGGTGCGCTCGTGCTCATCGGGGCCACGGCCGACCCCGCCGGACCGCTCACCGGCCTCTACCGCGGCTTCGCCCGCCTGCTGCCCTACGTGGACCCCGAGCGGATGGCGGCCGCGATGAACCTCATCTTCCGGCGCCTCGGTGCCAAGGGGGAGCACGCGGAGCTGCTCCCGGACGGGACGGCCTACGCCGCGCTCCCAGCGGCCTGGCAGCTGGTGATCGACGAGTGCGGTCCCGATCTGCTGCGCGAGGTGCCCTGCCCGGTGTGGATGGTCAACGGCCAGCTGGACCAGATGCGGATCCACGTCCGCAGGTTCGCCGCCGCCGCACCGGACCCGCACGTGGTCACGGTCCCGCGGGCGACGCACCTCATGCCGGCGACCCACCCCGAGCAGGTGGCCGCGGTGCTGCGCGAGGCGGTGGCCAAGGCCGGCTGA